ctccaccgctaagctaaaggaggctaatgttgggctataaaggaactacagcacggtcacatgacttcacgtctccaccgctaagctaaaggaggctaatgttgggctataaaggaactacagcacggtcacatgacttaacgtctccaccgctaagctaaaggaggctaatgttgggctataaaggaactacagcagtCACAGGACTTCACCTTACACAGTTTGGTGATAACTAACGAGTCTAACAACTATTTGATCACATGACATGGCAGAGCAACATTCCCAGGACGTGAGTCAGCTGCCATCATAAACgttgagattattttctgctgtaACCAAAAATCTCATGAAagaatcccattggaccagggagatgctgccttcaggcgCCAGCACAGGATACGACCTCTCAGCACCCCTGTTTCTTTTCCCAACAGTGCATATTAAACGCCCCTTACCCTCGACTAGAGACGGGGCTTCTGTGGGTCCGGACGCGGGGGCCGGTGCGGGGGGGTTACTCTCCTGCTGCACCGGGCTGCTGGGGATAccctggaaacacacaaaaacacacaattacagcAGACTCCATCTTTAGTCGAGGGTTCACCATCCATTAAGAGCCAACAATTTCATAGTTTGTTCATTCATTTCCTACAAGTTATAAAAAAGGACCAGAAACTTGGATggcatttttgcttttaatggGCAGATGTAGATGTactgatgtaaaaaaaacaagtgtgtgtgtgtgtgtgtgtgtgtgtgtgtgtgtgtgtgtgtgtgtctcacagtGAGCAGGTACTCCACAGCTCTGTGGGGGTTGTTGAAACTCGCTCTGAGTGCAGccaccactctctctctctcgtagCCCATCGACATGATCTCTGTGAGCATCGCCTCGTACTCCGCGCCCGTCACTGGAatcaaacgcacacacacacacacacacacacaattaaagtaCTGTAAGGAAACAGAACCCCTAATTCAACACTTGATTAACAACTTTTTGAAACCAAATGTTGAAAATCAGTCAGTTTTAAGGGTAAAATTTGAGCGTTGGGGCGCGAACCCAATAATGACAACAATCCACGTGTATTCTTGTGTACATGTTGACATCGTGTATTGATCATGCTTGTAGTTGGCTCCACGTCTGGAGGAGGGATTGAGCAGATGAAACACCAGATTGTGTGGAAAAATCAAGCACTTCGAACATATTTCTAACCTTTAAAATACAACTAAGCCTCTTGAAACTTAATAAATCCTGATAACCACGTACACTCTGAGCTTTAATCGCAGCTCGGCTCTTTCTGTTATCTGCTCTATGAGTAGTGCACATAGCAGACCTCTGAGGCTCCACATTAAGGGATGGCGTGCTTTTGTCACCATCTAAATATAGAACCCGTGTGCAGCCCGGAGAGACCCTGACTCATAGTGGCAACAATGTTTCGGCTCAGTAAAAATAACCCAACTTTTACACCAGAAATGTACTGTGACATTTgagagtggtgcagggaggTCGTATTcctgtgttggtccctgaaggcagcatggtccctggtccaatgggatttctctatGTGATTTTGGGTTGTAATCTCTATAAATTccaaccaaaaacaaaatgctttgtGTGTTACTCACCGAGCGCTGAGGACGCATCCAAACCCTGACCCGCGGTACTGGAGCTGCAAAACATTTGAAgatgaaaatctgaaaaaaatacatctctGTGTTGAACAAAAGCAGTAGACACCAATAGCCCAAACTTTCCAGGGTGTTAACCGAGCCactaggaggaggaggaagctggaCTGTATCCCCGAGAGCCCCTCCCATCCCCTCCATAAAGACCAGAAGACGATGATCCAAAGACCTGTTCATGTTTGGTCTGATCTTCATTCAAAAATGGAGCAACTATCACTAAAcccatttcttttctttaagtATTCTGATTCGCCAACACTTGAAACTACGTGATAATGGCTCCGAAACCACTTTCAAAATATGATTATATCTGACAGCTGTGGTAACATGTAAATAACACACAGGTTAGAAAAAATAAGACCCTTGACAGCAGAATAGATTCCTctcatctttaaatgtgtacaTGTGGCCAGAAGGATGGGGCATTTTATGCCACTGTTAAACTCTTGAATAATGAGATCTAAAAAAGATATTAATCGTAGAATTTCCCGGCACTGCTTCCTGACCCTGATTAATATCTTACTGATATAGACTAGTGCAGGAACGAGTCTTTTACCacttccctcgtctcagagtcagagggatttctccgtagggttttggaaaatagctggaaataaggtctgtggctgacacaagtttaagagacgggtcacgttttgttctacgataTTAAACACaccagcagtgacccccccccatGCAgtttacttccgggtcggcctacaaaagtACGTCATCCCCGTGGCGCTCGATAAATACAGCGCAGTATTTATAGTCCTTCATACAGTATGGTATATATGGTAATGCAATGTGCCGTATGTTTGTGTGACCGGGATAAACTAACAGGCTGTCAGTGAATACCTGGTGGGTTGTGGTGGTTCCGTGGCTGCGGCACTTGGTTCCTCTTTGGCCTCCTCGGGGGGGATGGGGACAGCTGCTGGGGTCGCGGCGGTGGCTGCAGCCGGGACAGCTGTTGACGTGGAGCCAGAGTCCTGAGCGGGGGGTTTGGGAGCTTCTGAGGCCGGGGGCGAAGCGGCAGCTGCAGGTTTAGCCTTCAGCCAGTTCAAAATGACAGAGATGTTAGAGCGGCATCGTAGACATGTCGGACAACTCTTActtcttttaaatccaggccAAAGActctttttgccgctgcttttaattggaCTATTCAGGTGTTTTATACCTGTCAGCTTAGTGAACCCGGAAACGTTGAggaccccaaagttttatgttacaAATATACAGTAGGTGTCgccagcacatagaaactgccgggtGCTAACCTGCATGTGTTGTGCAATTTgaacaattagcataagttgtgTTAATTTACCATATGTAAACAATGGTTTAAAAATAGCTTGGGCTATTTGGACCACTTTGAAGGCTATTAAGGGTGCAGAaagacattttcaggataaGAAATGGCAGTTTCATCCAGAAAATGTCCATATTAGTACTCCTGATTGGCCTCACAATAGGTTTATGAACTGGTCACAAGACTATGagcttgttttatgttcattttatccTCTTTGATTTTGAACGACTGGTCATTTTaccattttattgtgtttttaatctccttatgtttttttttttgtaaagccctttgaattgccttgtgttgaaaggtgacGTATGAACAGACATCCCTTAACATTCAAATCCTCCAAAAGAACCgtgataaatgaatgaatgagttgCTAACAGGTGAGCTTAGAAAAGGTACAAAGAAACACTCCTAACTTCAGTTATATCTGAAGTATTGTAAGTGTCTTACCTTGGAAACCATCACCACCACAAAGTTCTTCTCGTCGATGTTGTAGTCCTTGATGGGCGTGTCATCTTGCAGGATTTTCCCAGCGTAGATCAGCTTCTGCCCGGAGACGGGGAAGTTgtctttccccctctctgctTCGATCTTCTCTTTTAAGGCCTTCACCTGAGAGaggagatgtttatattttacatttactttatgtGCTATGCCTTGTTTACCTCTTATCTGATGCTTTTATTTCGGGGCATCTATACTCTTTCAAGTCTTTCCTTCACTGTTTTGATCTGGCTTTCAAATCATATGAACTCAATACTCAACAAGGCACTAATAAATTAACTACGGGTCTAGATGGATCCCCCggctgattttatttttacatgtaaACTACGCATTCTGGCTCTCACCGAGCAGAACATAAAGCAAGAAGGCGACTTTTAGAGTGAGGAGGAATTATTGTAGGTGTAAGTGCAGTGCGCCCTGCTGCTGCAAAGTGGGAGCAATGTTTGctaacattttctatttaaaatgtactaaCATGTCCAAATTGGGTCCCCAGAAATACACCCACTGTTCACTGTCCAAAATAAACCAGTGTTcttgtttattacatttctgtgtgGATGCATTTTTCCAGAACATTTTTACCAAGTTATACTTTTAGAAATTGTGAGGAcatcaagtacaattttgaggtacttgtactttactcaaatatttccatttttctactcctctacagttcagaggtaaatggtgtacttttcctccactacatgtatttaatacctttagtttctttaggattaatgatggtaaatataatcagcccttaaatcagactgtagttcacctgcagtaaatccagcagctaccctgcagtatacaaagccattcaaactagctgcacctttaccagctctgagaacactttaatgatcaatcattataaaacatatcagagatattattctgaaatggaccaatcagacaatgactacttttactgtcgctactttaagtacatttagaggagagtactttctactttcactggaggaacatttagaatactttcactgtgacagagtattcctacactctggtacttctactttactcaagtacaagatctgagtacttctactttactcaagtacaagatctgagtacttctactttactcaagtacttctactttactcaagtacaagacctgaatacttctacttctactaaagaactagatctgagtacttctacttttactgaagaactagacctgagtacttctacttttactcaagtacaagacctgagtacttctactttactcaagtacaagatctgagtacttctacttttactcaagtacaagacctgagtacttctacttctactcaagtacttGTGCTTAAAACGATAAAAGTGAATGATCTAAATCAGGGGTCGGCAACCCGCGGCTcccgagccgcatgcggctctttCATCCTTATGCTGCGGCTCTGTGCGGCttgaagtgcattttatttttgttagtccgtttttattgtagttctaaatttgaacattattgtgatcgtgaaatattaaaataaaattatttattgtattgtattaatatgttattgtggagatcgtattgaaacgcaggagacgttcattacagttgagcacacgaatgcgtgtctcgtttaatcccacagtaaaagttaacaaaacaagatggcgctgtcctgtaaaccaacaagcatggggctccacgtcatcgtaaacacagattaattaaagggacctcgatccctttttacagtcgtactttcaagcataaaccaacggtcatacttacaggcatgaaacaacagtgtgtagaaccacacttaagaaggaggtgaattatgtatattacattcactacattattattattatttttagttttcgtCGCTCAAAATATGCGTCACGCACGGAAGTCGGAAGCCTATTAGCCCGCCCAAACGCTGTGCATCTATCGAGACTTTCAACCCCAGGTAGGCTATGGAGAAAtctaagaagagaaaaatatctgaagaaAATAGAATATTTAATGATGCCTGGGcagattcatttgcatttacctCAGACGAGAGTGGCTTACCAGTATGCCTAATTTGTGGTGAGAAACTTGccaacaataaaagatcaaatgtcgcaagacatttccaaattaaacacactgcctttgctgaaaaatatccagagggagaagagagaaaacatgctGTTTTGGAACTGAAGCAGAAAGCTGATCTGAGGAAAAATCAATTCAAGAAATGGATGAAGTCTACAAATTCAACTACCTATGCAAGTTTTGTGGCCGCTCAGGAAATAGTCAGGCGTGGGAAGCCATTCACAGATGGCGAATATATGAAAGAGTCATTCATCAAGATTTCAGATCACCTATTTGCGGACTTTGGAAACAATAGTCAAATTATGCAGAAAATCAGAGAGATGCCTCTCTCTGCGAAGACTGTCAAAGACAGGACcataaaaatggcagaaaatatcacaaaacagcaaattaaagaCATCAATTCAGCTGCAGCGTACTCAATCGCCTGTGATGCGTCCAAAGACAAAAGTGACATTGAACAAATAGCGCTGTTCTGTCGATATATGAACACCGATGGACCAAAGGAAGAAATGGTTGAGTTGATACCACTAAAAGGCCAGACACGGGGGGAGGACATCTGTGAGGCTGTGCTTGACTGTTTAAgagccaaagaaataaaaacaacccacCTGGTGTCAGCGGCTACTGATGGCGCGCCGAGTATGACCGGAGCGCACAGGGGCTTTGTGGCCTTACTGCAGAAGTCACTGGACAGAAAGCTgctgacatttcactgcatcCTGCACCAAGAGGCATTGTGTGCCCAAACCTTTCCTCCAGAATGCACAGAGGTCATGAATGTTGTCATTCAgattgtcaataaaataatggcaAAAGGTTTAAATCACCGTCAGTTCCGATCATTACTGGATGAGGTGGAAAGCACGTActctgatctcctgctgcatAATAGTGTCCGATGGCTGTCCAGAGGAGAGGTGCTAAAACGCTTTGCTGCATGTCTGGGAGAGGTGAAAACTTTCATGAGCAGCAAAGGGCTCACCTTTCCTGAACTGGAACAGCCAGAGTGGCTGGAAAAGCTGCACTTCATGGTGGACATGACAGCTAGCCTGAACAAGCTAAATACAACTCTTCAGGGGAGAGGAGGCACAGCGCTACACAGCTGGAGGAGGTGTTGGCGTTTGAGCGCAAGCTGACAGTGTTTGCCAGAGATTTACAGAGAGGCACACTGCTTCACTTCCCCTCTTTAAGAGAGTTCAGACAAGCTCACAAGGTGATAAATTCTGAGTATTTGCAGTCTGCAATCACCACAATGCAAGCATCGTTTGGGAAACGATTCTGTGagttcagagaggaaaaaaacacattgtcctTCCCGGTCACTTCCCTGACCGCCGATCCAACCCTGTTAAATGTGACTGCATTTGCAGGTGTAAGTCAACCTGATCTTGAGCTGGAGCTGGCTGACATAGCCGACAAAGATATATGGGTGTCCAAGTTCAAACGCTTGACAGATGATCTCGAAGATGTTTCCCGTCAGAAGGCCACTCTtgctcaaaatcacaaatggagTGATATTGAGAACCTTCCAAGACCGGACAaacttgtgtttgaaacatggaATAGCCTCCCCGACACCTacataaacatgaagaaatatgcgTTTGGAGTCCTGTCCGTCTTCGGATCCACATATGTATGTGAGCAGCTATTTTCCACCATGAACTTTGTTAAAGTCCTGCGTAAAGATGAAAGTGACTTCCTACAGCGCTGATTTGGAGACGCTGTGCGCAGAGGTTCAGGAGCAGGAGTCCCATTAACCAggtaaaata
The window above is part of the Eleginops maclovinus isolate JMC-PN-2008 ecotype Puerto Natales chromosome 16, JC_Emac_rtc_rv5, whole genome shotgun sequence genome. Proteins encoded here:
- the rad23aa gene encoding RAD23 homolog A, nucleotide excision repair protein a yields the protein MQITLKTLQQQTIQIEIDPVQTVKALKEKIEAERGKDNFPVSGQKLIYAGKILQDDTPIKDYNIDEKNFVVVMVSKAKPAAAASPPASEAPKPPAQDSGSTSTAVPAAATAATPAAVPIPPEEAKEEPSAAATEPPQPTSSSTAGQGLDASSALVTGAEYEAMLTEIMSMGYERERVVAALRASFNNPHRAVEYLLTGIPSSPVQQESNPPAPAPASGPTEAPSLVEGENPLAFLRTQPQFLHMRTAIQQNPALLPALLQQLGRENPQLLQQISQHQELFIQMLNEPVGEGGEAPEVGELGAAGEEGAPVNYIQVTPQEKEAIERLKALGFPEALVIQAYFACEKNENLAANFLLNQGLEDD